One genomic window of Bradyrhizobium sp. CCGE-LA001 includes the following:
- a CDS encoding HU family DNA-binding protein, which produces MPTQLSKSQLIEKIATATELSKRDVKSVMETLTDVGHKELKKNGLFLVPGFAKFVVIKKPATKARKGTNPFTGEEMMFKAKPARKIVRARPVKAAKDAVG; this is translated from the coding sequence ATGCCGACCCAACTTTCCAAATCGCAGTTGATCGAAAAGATTGCGACTGCCACCGAGCTTTCCAAGCGTGACGTCAAGAGCGTCATGGAGACGCTGACCGACGTCGGCCACAAGGAGCTCAAGAAGAACGGCCTGTTCCTGGTGCCGGGCTTCGCCAAGTTCGTGGTCATCAAGAAGCCCGCGACCAAGGCGCGCAAGGGCACCAACCCGTTCACGGGTGAAGAGATGATGTTCAAGGCCAAGCCGGCCCGGAAGATCGTCCGCGCCCGCCCGGTCAAGGCCGCCAAGGACGCCGTGGGCTAA